The DNA segment TTCACGCCATCGGGCACCCGCCGCCCTTCGGCCGCGGCGCCCTTCACTGCCTCGAAGGCCCGGCGGAGGTCCTCCCGCTTCCCGCCCGTGCAGCTGCCGAGGTACGCGATGTGGATGGGCACGGCCTCGTCCAAGTCCGCCAGGGCCACGCCATTCCCGGGATCGCCGGGGCGCGCCAGCATCGGCCCCAGCGCCGCGCAGTCCACGGTCAGCGTGTGGGCATACTGCGCGTCCTCGTCGCCCGCCATCCAGGGTTCCAGCACCACGTCCACGCCCCGCCGCTCCTTGATGAAACGCACGGTTTCGGCGTCCGGCGCCACCAGGCCGGTGAAGCCGCCGATCTCCGCGGCCATGTTGGTGAGGGTGGCCCGCTCGTCGGTGTCGAGATCGCGTAGGCCCTCGCCGACGTACTCCACCACATGGCCCAGCGCCCCACCCTCGCGGATGAACGGCTGGGCCAGGAGATGCAGGGCCACGTCCTTGGCGGAGACTCCCGGGCGGAGGCGGCCCTCCAGGCGCACGCGGAGGGTGGGCGGGACTGTGACGCGCACGTCGCCCGTCACCCACGCGTTGGCGATGTCGGTGGTGCCGATCCCGAAGGCAAGACACCCCAGGGCGCCGGCGTGGGGCGTGTGGGAATCGGTGCCCACCACCACTTGGCCCGGGAGGGCGTACCGCTCCGTCATGATCGCGTGGCAGATGCCTTCGCTTCCGGAGCCATCCGCCAGTTCGCCGTGGAGGCGGATCCCGTGCTTCGCACAGAAGGCCTCCTGGGCGGGCTTCAGGCGGTCCGCCACGGCCAGGAGGCCGTGGGCGCGGTGCTCGGGCTTCATGCTGGTGGACAGGAACGTGAGGTGGTCGCGGAAGGCCAGGATGCTGTCAGGGTCGCGGAGCATCGCGCCGGGTCCCAGCGCCTTCTCCAGGAAGCTCGCTGCCATCGGGGTCACGTAGTCGTGGCTGAAGCGCCAGTCGGCTCGGACGAACAGCCCGTCGCCGGACGCCACCGCCGGAAGGCCCACGGCGCCCGCGACGGCATCCACCACCGCGCGACGGGCCAGCAGCTTCTCGGCGTAGGTCATGGGCCGACCCTCGCGCGGGGGGAGCGGGGGCGCCACTTCACCTTTCATCCGCGCGGCGTTGTAGGCGAACAGCCCGCCGCGGCGGACGATCTCGGCGGTGACGGGATCGAGGCCCTCGGTGAACTCCGATAGGGGAATGGCCTCGCCGCGGCGGATGCGCGGGACCAGGCCGAAATCCGTGCTGGTGAGGAGGCCCAGGTTCTGGCAGTTCTGGCGGTAGATGCGCTCGAAGCTCTCCGCAATCACCAAGCGGATTCCCGCGCACCACTCCGCGTAGGGACTGGCCTCGCGGCTGCTTCCCTTTCCGCGGCGCCTGCCCGCCGCGCTGACGGCGAACCCGCCGGCACGCACCGCGCCCTCCTTCACGGGGAACCTGTCGCCGCACTTCAGGCCGAGGTACGGGAAATCGCCCAGCTTCTCGTCGAAGTGGTAGCAGATGAAAGCGGGCGTGATCTCGTCGGTGCTGATCTGGTCCCGCAACGGCGCGGCCTCAGCCAAATCCAAGTCTTCGCCCGCCAGTTGGCGGGTTACTTTCTCCGGATCCTCGGACAGGAACAGGACGCGGCCATCGAAGCGGAAGGGATCGGACAGCATCTCTCCAGATTACGACAGGGCTAC comes from the Geothrix sp. 21YS21S-4 genome and includes:
- a CDS encoding aconitase family protein yields the protein MLSDPFRFDGRVLFLSEDPEKVTRQLAGEDLDLAEAAPLRDQISTDEITPAFICYHFDEKLGDFPYLGLKCGDRFPVKEGAVRAGGFAVSAAGRRRGKGSSREASPYAEWCAGIRLVIAESFERIYRQNCQNLGLLTSTDFGLVPRIRRGEAIPLSEFTEGLDPVTAEIVRRGGLFAYNAARMKGEVAPPLPPREGRPMTYAEKLLARRAVVDAVAGAVGLPAVASGDGLFVRADWRFSHDYVTPMAASFLEKALGPGAMLRDPDSILAFRDHLTFLSTSMKPEHRAHGLLAVADRLKPAQEAFCAKHGIRLHGELADGSGSEGICHAIMTERYALPGQVVVGTDSHTPHAGALGCLAFGIGTTDIANAWVTGDVRVTVPPTLRVRLEGRLRPGVSAKDVALHLLAQPFIREGGALGHVVEYVGEGLRDLDTDERATLTNMAAEIGGFTGLVAPDAETVRFIKERRGVDVVLEPWMAGDEDAQYAHTLTVDCAALGPMLARPGDPGNGVALADLDEAVPIHIAYLGSCTGGKREDLRRAFEAVKGAAAEGRRVPDGVKFYVQCGSEAVRRHAEAEGWIAAFEAVGATVLGSACGACINAGPGVSTDPDQVTISAINRNFPGRSGPGRMWLASPATVAASALAGRIVGAGE